One Bemisia tabaci chromosome 7, PGI_BMITA_v3 DNA window includes the following coding sequences:
- the LOC140225034 gene encoding uncharacterized protein has protein sequence MSGPDTRFKHLRKIVPIRARGRGRGRGRGFVPVDDPHISGFNAMQNQMIPFVGPRLHVLHDDMFDWHQEENVNGRISSAGDGDQFESVEFDSIYSSHNQRAQYEAPASDIQLLVDEIRELKMSLPTIVKCEIDRQISESVGRAPTSPPANVERAPSATRVSTNSFPNMPEPSVNVTVPNRHNTVNDSSVASAFSNSNTSPKSSNYKLSYRSSIKLKDLPAFNGELSPVHPVEFVESVTTFYGASNVPDQVKLQEIMQILKGKALTWYNVNKLKHSSFEQFSEALLKYFWGDQVQDNVRALLFTPNQYRKGGLDMTSYFLNYVHRAQYLEPPVPESLLVSTILRHFPPGVRRNLHLSACQTIDVTLEQLRLLEADPELSVSVPMFSQPAQSRNQPNPAWPQAKKAYGTNQVSVDPSAHIDVSIPPPSFETEVSQCKSLN, from the coding sequence ATGAGTGGACCTGATACGCGGTTCAAACACCTGCGGAAGATTGTTCCTATTCGAGCTAGAGGTCGAGGTAGAGGTAGAGGACGTGGTTTTGTCCCCGTGGATGATCCCCACATAAGTGGTTTCAATGCGATGCAAAATCAGATGATTCCCTTTGTAGGACCCCGTCTTCATGTACTTCATGATGACATGTTTGACTGGCATCAAGAGGAGAATGTAAATGGTAGGATTTCCTCAGCGGGTGACGGTGATCAATTTGAGTCCGTGGAATTCGACTCAATTTATTCGTCTCACAATCAGCGTGCTCAATATGAAGCGCCAGCCTCAGATATCCAACTCCTTGTCGATGAGATAAGAGAATTGAAGATGTCACTTCCAACTATCGTTAAGTGTGAAATTGATCGTCAAAtttctgaaagtgtaggtagaGCACCAACTTCACCCCCTGCGAATGTGGAAAGAGCTCCTTCTGCTACTCGAGTGTCTACTAATTCTTTTCCTAATATGCCAGAACCCTCTGTAAACGTTACAGTTCCAAATCGTCATAATACGGTCAACGACTCATCAGTGGCGAGTGCCTTTTCAAACAGTAACACTTCTCCTAAGTCCAGTAATTACAAGTTATCTTATCGCTCCTCTATCAAGTTGAAAGATTTGCCTGCCTTTAATGGAGAACTGTCTCCAGTACATCCTGTAGAATTTGTAGAATCGGTTACCACATTTTATGGAGCGTCGAACGTACCTGATCAGGTAAAACTGCAGGAGATAATGCAGATTCTAAAAGGTAAAGCATTGACTTGGTATAATGTTAATAAATTGAAACATTCTAGCTTTGAGCAATTTTCAGAGGCTCTCCTCAAATATTTTTGGGGTGATCAAGTGCAGGATAATGTCAGGGCACTTTTGTTCACTCCTAATCAATATAGAAAGGGTGGCCTGGATATGACCAGCTATTTTCTAAACTATGTTCATAGGGCACAATATTTGGAACCGCCTGTTCCAGAATCATTACTTGTGTCCACAATCCTTCGCCATTTCCCACCGGGTGTGCGGAGAAATTTACATTTATCTGCATGTCAGACCATTGATGTAACCTTAGAGCAACTACGCCTTTTGGAGGCTGATCCCGAACTTTCTGTTAGTGTCCCAATGTTTTCCCAACCAGCACAATCTCGGAATCAGCCCAACCCTGCTTGGCCCCAAGCCAAAAAAGCTTATGGGACCAATCAGGTTTCAGTGGACCCAAGTGCGCATATTGATGTTTCGATCCCTCCGCCAAGTTTCGAAACTGAGGTTAGTCAATGCAAGTCTTTAAACTAA